The following nucleotide sequence is from Candidatus Aegiribacteria sp..
GCCATACTGGGAAGACAGGGACAGGTTCATTCTATCCAAGGGTCATGCCTGCCCTGCATTGTATTCCGTGCTTGCCAGAAGGGGATACTTTAATCCTGCCGAACTGTTAACATTCAGGAAATTCAATTCAAGGCTCCAGGGGCATCCGGACATGAGCAAATTGTCAGGGCTGGACGCTTCCACAGGAAGCCTTGGTCAGGGTCTGTCACTTGCATGCGGCATTTCTCACGGAATCCGGCTTAATTCCAGAGGCAGCCGCGTTTACTGTCTTCTAGGCGATGGTGAGCTTCAGGAGGGAAATGTCTGGGAAGCGGCAATGACAGCGTCTCACTACGATTTAAAACATCTTACCGCAATTGTTGACAGGAACCGAGTTCAGCTTGATGGACACGTATCTGATGTCATGGAGATCGAACCTCTTGTAGACAAATGGCTTGCATTCGGATGGGATGTGATCGTTGCTGACGGTCACAGTTTCGTTTCCCTTGAGAAGGCATTCGAGCATTGCGAAGAGACCGAATTTCCATCGGTTATCATCGCGAATACCGTTAAAGGTAAAGGCGTATCCTTCATGGAAAATACCTGCCTGTGGCATGGAAGATGTCCAGATGAGAAGGAATACGAAGCCGCTGTCGAGGAAATTCGGGGAGGACTTTCATGAAAAACCTCAGACCAACAAGAGAAGGCTACGTTGAGGGAATCCTCCAGGCAGGCAGAGAGAACGATCGAGTTGTGGTAATTGAAGGAGATGTCTCAAGGTCAATCGGAAGCGCATCGTTTGAAAAAGAATTTCCTGAAAGGTT
It contains:
- a CDS encoding transketolase; translated protein: MKIQGLTPIAGRVRLDVLEMIRAAGSGHPGGSFSAVEILVELYWKIMRIRPEEPYWEDRDRFILSKGHACPALYSVLARRGYFNPAELLTFRKFNSRLQGHPDMSKLSGLDASTGSLGQGLSLACGISHGIRLNSRGSRVYCLLGDGELQEGNVWEAAMTASHYDLKHLTAIVDRNRVQLDGHVSDVMEIEPLVDKWLAFGWDVIVADGHSFVSLEKAFEHCEETEFPSVIIANTVKGKGVSFMENTCLWHGRCPDEKEYEAAVEEIRGGLS